The following proteins are encoded in a genomic region of Ictalurus furcatus strain D&B chromosome 6, Billie_1.0, whole genome shotgun sequence:
- the nemp2 gene encoding nuclear envelope integral membrane protein 2, whose product MKKVVSSIYAVGLIIIFISRAEGNRGYSYADCTYVKPDYASIYYGGRCFCYTSPAIKWKDYWSTFQVRVSSHEDVVIVYPMEPRNCHDSENLLKLGTCLMEHYWLSSVQKESTVDLPLVEEEVFFMARSPRASTEYTLYVSKQRFNRMRFFLFVSGLVLFFFAGVICRSSLFFYISGVSLGVASILVFLLLALKNVVPTRGLFLLLFAAGSGLSYLGIQKLINERDEMMTLYWRELLGYLLVSGFVSLAVCYRLGPVTSRRTLNAATWTLQAVGVVLACHGVTYAPVSWILLAVLLGLKILPLLFALVLAIWRQTCWLLSMFLGLFQRRRSPNCRLLTEEEYREQAERHTRASLEELRRKCSNPGFNAWDTVLRLRAPQRFAEFLHSGAHVTPSELQSHKEHNSFGAEYGEKSLLDSTHAAATSEDFSDDEINTNTHQSPNLMPFSSLPDVPALPIPPTYTASICPYPPTPYTPVPYTPVPYTPVPERPLTDDDEPF is encoded by the exons ATGAAGAAGGTTGTTAGCAGTATATATGCTGTaggattaattattattttcatctCACGCGCTGAAGGAAACAGAGGATATTCCTATGCAG ACTGCACATACGTGAAGCCAGACTACGCCTCCATCTACTACGGGGGTCGGTGCTTCTGCTACACCAGTCCCGCAATCAAATGGAAAGACTACTGGTCCACTTTCCAG GTCCGAGTGTCGAGCCACGAGGACGTCGTGATCGTGTACCCGATGGAACCCAGAAACTGCCACGACTCTGAGAACCTTCTGAAGCTCGGCACGTGTCTGATGGAACACTACTGGCTCTCGAGTGTTCAGAAGGAGAGCACCGTGGACCTCCCGCTGGTTGAGGAGGAGGTGTTCTTCATGGCCAGGTCTCCCAGAGCCAGCACCGAGTACACACTCTACGTCTCCAAACAAA GGTTTAACAGGATGCGGTTTTTCCTCTTCGTCTCCGGACTCGTGCTCTTCTTCTTTGCCGGAGTCATATGCAG GAGCTCGTTATTTTTCTACATCTCCGGGGTTTCACTGGGAGTGGCCTCCATTTTAGTTTTCCTGCTTCTGGCCCTGAAAAACGTCGTACCGACG CGAGGACTCTTCCTGCTGCTGTTCGCTGCCGGCTCCGGTCTCTCGTACCTGGGCATCCAGAAGCTGATAAACGAGCGGGATGAGATGATGACGCTGTACTGGAGAGAGCTGCTCG GGTACCTGCTGGTGTCAGGCTTTGTGAGTTTGGCGGTGTGTTACCGCCTCGGCCCCGTCACTAGCAGGCGCACGCTGAACGCGGCGACGTGGACTCTGCAGGCTGTAGGCGTGGTGCTGGCATGTCACGGTGTCACCTACGCTCCCGTGTCCTGGATACTGCTGGCTGTGCTGCTGGGGCTTAAGATCCTGCCTCTGCTGTTCGCCCTCGTCCTGGCCATCTGGAG ACAAACGTGCTGGCTGCTGTCGATGTTCCTGGGTCTGTTCCAGAGGAGGAGATCACCTAACTGCAGGCTGCTGACGGAGGAGGAGTATCGGGAGCAGGCGGAGAGACACACCAGAGCCTCTCTGGAGGAATTGAGGAGGAAGTGCAGCAACCCTGGCTTTAATGCATGGGACACGGTGCTGAGACTCCGCGCCCCACAGAG GTTTGCCGAGTTCCTGCATAGCGGAGCCCACGTCACGCCGTCAGAGCTGCAGAGCCACAAGGAACACAACAGCTTCGGAGCAGAGTACGGCGAAAAATCACTTCTGGACTCGACGCACGCCGCGGCTACATCAGAGGACTTCAGCGACGACGAGATCAACACGAACACACACCAATCTCCAAACCTGAtgcccttctcttctcttcctgaTGTTCCTGCTCTGCCCATTCCTCCCACCTACACAGCCTCTATCTGCCCCTACCCCCCCACGCCCTACACCCCAGTACCCTACACCCCAGTACCCTACACCCCAGTACCCGAGCGCCCGCTCACAGACGACGACGAGCCCTTCTGA
- the mfsd6b gene encoding major facilitator superfamily domain-containing protein 6-B: MASDRMAILDDDEEEQKRRYVLAEPFNTLSLGTANSSPPSQTSSSASVDSPPPPTSSSTDCLERICLRIDERLLISKIFYFFFYAAYGSLHPLLAVYYKQLGMTPSQSGLLVGIRYFIEFCSAPFWGIVADRFNKGKAVLLFSVFCWVVFNCSIVFVEPARMTCIEIGSENVTTPSSSGNQTRHRRYLIGDVLGMPSTFQTLSGDYSPLNRFVRSDNASSSLSTTASPKQYTIIYDKSQVDTIFLVILLVIIIGEFFSAPAVTIVDTVTLQYLGRQRDRYGLQRMWGSLGWGIAMLSVGIWIDHTHLTLIIQGANCIPPEYKNYQIAFIVFGVLMTLALIVATQFRFDSRFGADPSEQDVKQQVEIPHVVQNTSESSMEEVPVCPRSNNNPRFPFKDLIRLLCGIRYGSVLFVAWFMGFGYGFVFTFLYWHLEDLKGTTTLFGVCSVLSHASELAAYFISHKLIGLVGHIRVLYIGLACNTARYLYISYLENAWVVLPMEVLQGLTHASVWAACISYLSAAVPPALRTSAQGILQGLHLGLGRGCGAMIGGVFVNYFGAAETFRGLGMASLVILLIFALIQSLIGPSHDRRDQMLAENILVPSSPVPIATIDLVQNQRQPETRVETNTNSAAAPAVKKTKFQEEQEDVSKPAWVVSTSPWVTMSYAVYQIKDMMSTLRSNRPAEEPRLQGESIEQMSAAPSAGETPPGPFTSAPEQISSRDPPDRPVSDRPVSDRPVSDSPVSDSPVSERPVSRHTDSGGSSEDPQKISDKDPEPAPTPDSSRTSDP; encoded by the exons ATGGCGAGCGATCGTATGGCCATCCTGGATGACGACGAGGAAGAACAGAAGCGGAGATACGTCCTGGCTGAGCCGTTTAACACCCTGTCATTGGGGACAGCAAACAGCTCTCCACCCAGTCAAACATCATCGTCTGCTTCTGTCGACTCCCCGCCCCCGCCGACCTCTTCCAGTACGGACTGCCTGGAGCGGATCTGCCTGAGAATAGACGAGCGCCTCCTGATCTCCAAgatcttctacttcttcttctatgCCGCGTACGGTTCCCTGCACCCCCTCCTGGCTGTGTATTACAAGCAGCTGGGCATGACGCCGAGCCAGAGCGGCCTCCTGGTGGGGATCCGCTACTTCATCGAGTTCTGCAGCGCGCCGTTTTGGGGTATAGTAGCTGACCGCTTCAACAAAGGCAAGGCCGTCCTGCTGTTCTCCGTTTTCTGCTGGGTGGTGTTCAACTGCAGCATCGTCTTCGTCGAACCAGCACGCATGACTTGCATAGAGATAGGATCAGAAAACGTAACAACTCCGAGTTCCTCCGGAAACCAGACCAGACACCGTCGATACCTCATAGGGGATGTGTTGGGCATGCCGTCGACGTTTCAGACTTTATCTGGGGATTATAGCCCCCTCAATCGATTTGTAAGGAGCGATAACGCAAGCTCTTCTCTCTCCACTACAGCGTCGCCTAAACAGTACACTATCATTTACGACAAAAGCCAAGTGGACACCATCTTCCTCGTGATCCTGCTGGTGATCATCATCGGGGAGTTCTTCAGCGCGCCGGCAGTGACCATCGTCGACACCGTGACCCTGCAGTACCTGGGAAGGCAGCGCGACCGATACGGCCTCCAAAGGATGTGGGGTTCTCTAGGTTGGGGTATAGCCATGTTATCTGTAGGCATCTGGATCGACCACACACATCTCACCCTGATCATCCAGGGGGCCAACTGCATCCCTCCGGAGTACAAGAACTACCAGATCGCCTTCATCGTCTTCGGCGTGCTTATGACTTTAGCCCTTATCGTCGCAACGCAGTTCCGCTTCGATTCCAGGTTTGGAGCAGATCCGTCCGAACAGGACGTGAAGCAACAGGTGGAGATCCCTCACGTGGTCCAGAACACGTCCGAGTCCAGTATGGAGGAAGTCCCAGTGTGTCCCAGGTCTAACAACAACCCCCGGTTTCCGTTCAAGGACTTGATCCGTCTGCTGTGCGGGATCCGTTATGGCTCCGTGCTCTTCGTGGCCTGGTTCATGGGCTTTGGTTATGGCTTCGTGTTCACGTTCCTGTACTGGCACCTGGAGGACCTGAAAGGGACCACCACGCTGTTCGGGGTGTGCTCCGTGCTCAGCCACGCCTCCGAACTCGCCGCCTACTTCATCAGCCACAAACTCATCGGACTCGTCGGCCACATAAG AGTACTGTATATCGGGTTGGCCTGTAACACTGCACGCTACCTGTACATCTCCTACCTGGAGAACGCCTGGGTAGTTCTGCCCATGGAGGTCCTTCAAG GTCTGACCCATGCGTCCGTCTGGGCGGCGTGTATCTCGTACCTGAGCGCGGCGGTTCCTCCGGCTCTGAGGACGTCTGCGCAGGGGATCCTGCAAGGCCTCCACCTGGGGCTGGGGCGGGGTTGTGGCGCCATGATCGGAGGAGTGTTTGTCAACTACTTTG gtgcggCTGAAACCTTCAGAGGTTTAGGAATGGCGTCCCTCGTCATCCTGCTCATCTTCGCCCTCATCCAGAGCCTGATCGGGCCGAGCCACGACAGGC GAGACCAGATGCTGGCTGAGAACATTCTGGTACCTTCCAGTCCTGTTCCCATCGCCACCATCGACTTGGTGCAGAACCAGAGGCAACCGGAGACGAGGGTCGAGACCAACACCAACAGCGCCGCAGCTCCTGCTGTCAAGAAGACCAAGTTCCAGGAAGAGCAGGAGGATGTGAGCAAGCCGGCGTGGGTGGTGTCCACTTCCCCCTGGGTCACCATGTCCTACGCCGTTTACCAAATCAAAGACATGATGTCCACCCTCAGGAGCAATCGTCCAGCTGAGGAGCCCCGCCTACAGGGG GAGAGCATTGAGCAGATGTctgcagcgccatctgctggaGAAACTCCTCCAGGTCCTTTCACCAGTGCTCCAGAGCAGATCTCTTCACGTGATCCTCCTGATCGTCCCGTCTCTGATCGTCCCGTCTCTGATCGTCCCGTCTCTGATAGTCCCGTCTCTGATAGTCCCGTCTCTGAACGTCCCGTCTCCCGTCACACAGACTCGGGAGGATCATCAGAAGATCCACAGAAGATTTCAGACAAAGATCCGGagcctgcacccacaccagacTCATCTCGAACCTCTGATCCATGA